One Acidobacteriota bacterium DNA window includes the following coding sequences:
- a CDS encoding DUF116 domain-containing protein: protein MKIHPPTYRLGPEFYDKLTAFVQDFVTDGFVRFADEFSRLDEFIAGACADRRDRDDHSLRRSARELYLLEAVAFKIYDELNREAFNRARDTLIVLPDCLSLHNPDCRKTDGKWGDECRRCVKGCQAHQVSLLGERFGVRTVYSKRKLSEQIEHYRHKNRDLAVVGIACLMMLATGMRTAADVGVPARGVLLNFTGCEHWNDRPFASQFQLKRLKAVLEEKYGPANHATDD from the coding sequence ATGAAAATACACCCGCCCACGTACCGCCTCGGGCCGGAATTCTATGACAAACTCACCGCCTTCGTACAGGATTTTGTCACGGACGGTTTCGTGCGGTTCGCCGACGAGTTCTCGCGCCTTGATGAATTCATTGCCGGGGCCTGTGCCGATCGGCGCGACCGGGACGACCATTCACTTCGCCGCTCGGCAAGGGAACTGTATCTGCTCGAAGCCGTGGCGTTCAAGATCTACGACGAACTCAACCGAGAGGCCTTCAACCGAGCCAGGGACACCCTGATCGTTCTGCCGGACTGCCTGTCGCTGCACAACCCGGATTGCCGGAAAACCGACGGCAAATGGGGCGATGAATGCCGCCGGTGCGTCAAGGGTTGTCAGGCCCATCAGGTGAGCCTCCTGGGCGAGCGCTTCGGCGTTAGAACTGTCTATTCCAAGCGCAAGCTCAGCGAACAGATAGAGCACTACCGGCACAAAAACAGGGACCTGGCCGTGGTGGGAATAGCGTGTCTGATGATGCTCGCCACCGGGATGCGCACTGCGGCCGACGTCGGTGTGCCGGCGCGCGGAGTTCTGCTGAACTTCACCGGCTGCGAGCACTGGAACGACAGGCCGTTCGCCTCCCAGTTCCAGTTGAAGAGACTCAAAGCCGTTCTGGAGGAAAAGTATGGCCCTGCAAATCACGCGACTGACGATTGA
- a CDS encoding GNAT family N-acetyltransferase — MALQITRLTIDDYDSIIKTWSDAGLPYKPLGRDSRPALEKEMQHPATAFFGLFDDSRMIGVGIANYDGRRGWLNRIAIDPDYRGTGAAGRIIARCEEFLRSVGAVVICTLVEDTNTPSMACLVKAGYSCEREITYWTKRPSADA, encoded by the coding sequence ATGGCCCTGCAAATCACGCGACTGACGATTGACGACTACGATTCAATCATAAAGACCTGGTCCGATGCCGGCTTGCCGTACAAGCCGCTCGGTCGCGACAGCCGCCCCGCCTTGGAAAAAGAGATGCAGCACCCTGCGACCGCGTTCTTCGGGCTTTTCGACGACAGCCGCATGATCGGGGTCGGCATCGCCAATTACGACGGCCGCCGCGGCTGGCTGAACCGGATCGCAATTGATCCGGATTACCGAGGCACCGGGGCCGCCGGTCGGATAATCGCCAGGTGCGAGGAGTTCCTTCGCAGCGTCGGGGCGGTCGTTATCTGCACCCTGGTGGAGGACACGAACACGCCGTCCATGGCCTGTCTGGTCAAAGCAGGCTACTCCTGTGAGAGAGAGATCACCTACTGGACCAAACGGCCCTCGGCCGACGCCTGA
- a CDS encoding c-type cytochrome produces MNYPFWDTSVSYGLLIAFVSILHVFISHFAIGGGLYLVVTEWRARKRNDAPVLGYLERLSRFFVLVTLVAGALTGVGIWFVIGLLSPAATEVLIHSFIWGWATEWTFFIIEITAAILYYYGWKRMSARSHLALGWIYFGAAWMSLFVINGIITFMLTPGEWLATGDFWDGFFNPTFWPSLAFRTGISVMLAGAFTMLLAARRPADAFKARLVRTNAAWGLTGLVVMLPSFYWYWTAIPGEVTSKAREMMPTVMTSLSDLVVFAIVTAVLLVFFGLIIPKRQSMAAAIVLMAFGLLTFGAFEWFRESVRKPWIVYDYMYGNALEAARADSYSETGYLEQIRFRTGDDGADLFRRVCRNCHTIAGYKPLKPAFDGTDEAFTAAIVKGIGVIRGNMPPFHASESEAGLIAAHLYGQMDGRSIAEIYRLEGVELGRKVYDIRCGKCHVMGGYNDKYESLVDLSEEDYNDLLDIAGEFGEEMPDYTGDDQERRALIQYLLTLGKEDGGSHESAGL; encoded by the coding sequence ATGAACTACCCGTTCTGGGATACGAGCGTCAGCTACGGATTGCTGATCGCCTTCGTGAGCATCCTGCACGTCTTTATCTCACACTTCGCCATCGGTGGCGGCCTGTACCTGGTCGTTACCGAATGGCGGGCGCGAAAACGAAACGACGCGCCGGTGCTTGGCTACCTCGAGCGGCTCAGCAGGTTCTTTGTGCTCGTGACGCTCGTAGCGGGGGCCTTGACCGGCGTCGGGATCTGGTTTGTCATCGGCTTGTTAAGCCCTGCCGCTACCGAGGTGCTGATCCATAGTTTCATCTGGGGCTGGGCGACCGAATGGACGTTCTTCATCATCGAGATCACAGCAGCCATCCTTTACTACTACGGCTGGAAACGCATGTCGGCCCGGAGCCACTTGGCCCTCGGCTGGATTTACTTCGGCGCCGCGTGGATGTCGCTGTTCGTCATCAACGGCATCATTACGTTCATGCTGACCCCCGGGGAATGGCTGGCCACGGGCGATTTCTGGGACGGTTTCTTCAACCCGACGTTCTGGCCCTCGCTGGCCTTCAGAACCGGCATCTCGGTCATGCTCGCCGGCGCCTTCACCATGCTCCTGGCCGCCCGCCGTCCGGCTGATGCTTTCAAGGCCAGGCTGGTCAGGACCAACGCCGCCTGGGGGCTGACCGGGCTGGTGGTGATGCTTCCCTCGTTTTACTGGTATTGGACAGCGATACCAGGTGAGGTCACCTCTAAAGCCCGCGAGATGATGCCGACGGTGATGACGTCACTGAGCGACCTGGTTGTTTTCGCGATTGTCACGGCCGTCCTTCTCGTCTTCTTCGGTCTGATCATCCCGAAGCGGCAGAGCATGGCCGCCGCAATCGTGCTCATGGCCTTCGGCCTGCTCACCTTCGGGGCGTTCGAATGGTTCCGCGAATCAGTGCGCAAACCGTGGATTGTCTACGACTACATGTACGGTAACGCGCTCGAGGCAGCCCGGGCGGACAGTTACAGCGAGACAGGGTATCTCGAGCAGATCAGGTTTCGCACCGGCGACGACGGGGCCGACCTGTTTCGCCGCGTGTGTCGGAACTGTCATACCATCGCGGGCTACAAGCCGCTCAAACCGGCCTTCGACGGCACCGACGAGGCGTTCACGGCGGCCATCGTGAAGGGAATCGGCGTCATACGGGGAAACATGCCGCCCTTCCACGCGTCCGAAAGCGAAGCCGGGCTGATCGCCGCGCATCTTTACGGGCAAATGGACGGACGGTCGATCGCCGAGATCTACAGGCTGGAAGGCGTCGAACTCGGCCGCAAGGTGTACGACATTCGTTGCGGCAAATGCCACGTTATGGGCGGTTACAATGACAAGTACGAGTCGCTGGTCGACCTGAGCGAGGAAGATTACAACGATTTACTGGATATAGCCGGCGAGTTCGGCGAAGAGATGCCGGATTACACCGGTGACGACCAGGAGCGCCGGGCGCTGATTCAGTATCTTCTGACACTCGGCAAGGAAGACGGAGGAAGTCATGAATCTGCCGGATTATGA
- a CDS encoding redoxin domain-containing protein, protein MTRVLLPIIIFGALLALAACSSDETGARTESQAPAQTPVAKLEAPEASADPGNPEVVNLDANAVSWTAADLDGNLHHSGKWIGKQPVVINFWGTWCPPCRREIPDLVRLYSEYKPQGVEIVSFAVRDRPEAVRRYAEKARMEWVMLMMDEQVYKDYQLTGGVPTTIFLDVTGKEVGRFVGMRDYTTLKRGFDAIL, encoded by the coding sequence ATGACGAGAGTTCTGTTACCGATTATTATTTTTGGGGCGTTGTTGGCGCTGGCCGCCTGCAGTTCCGACGAGACGGGTGCACGGACGGAAAGTCAGGCCCCCGCGCAGACTCCGGTTGCGAAGCTTGAGGCTCCGGAGGCGAGTGCCGATCCTGGCAATCCCGAGGTGGTAAACCTTGACGCGAACGCCGTAAGCTGGACCGCCGCGGATCTCGATGGGAATCTGCACCATTCGGGTAAGTGGATTGGAAAGCAGCCGGTAGTGATTAACTTCTGGGGGACCTGGTGTCCGCCCTGCCGCAGGGAAATTCCCGATCTCGTCAGGCTGTACAGCGAATATAAACCCCAGGGAGTCGAGATTGTCAGCTTCGCCGTTCGCGACCGGCCGGAGGCAGTCCGCCGGTACGCCGAGAAAGCCAGGATGGAATGGGTCATGTTGATGATGGACGAGCAGGTGTACAAGGATTACCAGCTTACGGGCGGCGTGCCCACGACCATCTTTCTGGATGTCACCGGAAAGGAAGTGGGGCGGTTTGTCGGCATGAGGGATTATACCACGCTCAAGCGCGGCTTTGACGCCATTCTGTGA
- a CDS encoding DUF255 domain-containing protein codes for MKILAAAALAATFLALSLSPRAEDRDTTRQKDPPLTDSMAAIHWLSYTEAAQKSQAEDKHMLIHFTTKTCGWCRKMERETYTDPEVVRIVNESFAPVQVWSDSYDEIDIEGYKISQRALSREEFGVSSYPQFWFVTPSRTKVGPLKGYLPPDRFIRALEFVRNYRYDTTRTADRVPDTSSRK; via the coding sequence ATGAAGATTCTTGCAGCAGCGGCGCTGGCGGCGACGTTTCTTGCGCTGAGTCTGTCCCCGAGGGCCGAGGATAGGGACACTACCAGGCAGAAAGATCCACCATTAACGGACAGCATGGCGGCCATTCACTGGCTGTCGTACACGGAGGCAGCGCAGAAATCACAGGCCGAAGACAAGCACATGCTCATTCATTTCACTACCAAGACTTGTGGCTGGTGCCGGAAAATGGAAAGAGAAACCTATACCGATCCGGAGGTGGTCAGGATCGTCAACGAGTCCTTCGCCCCGGTGCAGGTGTGGAGCGATTCGTACGACGAGATCGACATCGAGGGCTACAAGATCTCCCAGCGGGCGCTGTCACGCGAGGAGTTCGGTGTCTCCTCGTACCCCCAGTTCTGGTTTGTCACTCCTTCTCGGACGAAGGTCGGTCCGTTGAAGGGATATTTACCGCCCGACCGGTTCATACGGGCGCTGGAGTTTGTCAGAAATTACAGATACGATACCACTCGTACGGCCGACAGAGTTCCGGATACGAGTTCCCGGAAGTAG
- a CDS encoding DNA polymerase III subunit alpha, translating to MKYAEFVHLHTHSQYSLLDGACRLDSVIKLAREYKMPALAITDHGNMFGAIEFYTKATEAGLKPIIGTEAYVAGGSRFDKSHSGKYPDGGFHLILLAANREGYQNLMKLSSAGFLEGFYHRPRIDKELLRRHAEGLIATSACLKGEVNWYLHRGEVEAAVAAARELEEIFGKGNFYLEIQNHGLEVEEQNIARVAAISRETGIPMVATNDCHYLKQQDAEAHDALLCIQTGKNLDDQDRMRYNSDQIYFKSPEEMEAALGDFKDALRNTVEIAERCNLELELGKLKLPVFPLPAGFNDPDDYLQHLCEKGLEDRYDKITEEIRARLGYELGIIRQMGYAGYFLIVKDFCDYAHTQKIPVGPGRGSAAGSLVSYALRITNMDPIGFELMFERFLNPDRVSMPDIDIDFADRGRDQIIKYVIEKYKEENVCQIITFGTMAARAAVRDVGRVLGMPYGEVDKIAKMIPAMPGMTLEAALRQSSELAELRDRDARVAKLLRYAITLEGLARHCSTHAAGVVIAPSALTNYVPLFRGSRNETTTQYDMKMVEEIGLLKMDFLGLKTLTVIDDAVRMAEVSHPGASIDIDNVPLEDAAVYEIFARGDTVGVFQFESSGMRDYLRRLEPENFTDLTVMNALYRPGPLDSGMVDSYIARKSGTEPVEFLHPVLEKILGATYGVIVFQEQVLQIANRMAGYALGKADLLRKAMGKKDASLMAAQKEEFLNGTDRNKIERRVSEEVFHQIETFARYGFGKSHSTCYAYIAYQTAWLKQYYPREFMAALMTSDINDSDRIYIYLEECRRMGIEVLPPDVNESDIDFTVVQGAIRFGLKAVKNVGEGPAEAIVQARRSGGRLSTLADLASRVEPRTLNRRTLESLIAAGACDSLEGSRAQKSKGVPAALEFGHTVFRQSGASDLFEATGITLERVAPRLPEVEEWSSSMQLAEEKAMLGFYISGHPLDKYRETLSGFTTCTAAGMETAPDGREVTLAGIIAQVKTMTDKKGNLMAFVTLEDFSGTVELVLFSDCYDKSREYVRTDRIVLVTGRVSTREGEAAKLIAGEVLPLEQLTERFDCQLVIKLRADHSEKRIKEALATLDKSRGKVPVLLAAQEDGSEVYIRSKKYAVDLNFGLLNRLKELLGDSGAYLRPLGLKEH from the coding sequence ATGAAATACGCCGAATTCGTTCATCTGCACACGCACAGCCAGTACTCGTTGCTCGACGGGGCGTGCCGCCTTGATTCGGTGATCAAGCTGGCCAGGGAGTACAAGATGCCGGCCCTGGCTATCACCGACCACGGCAACATGTTCGGGGCAATCGAGTTCTACACGAAAGCCACCGAGGCCGGCCTGAAGCCGATTATCGGGACCGAAGCATACGTGGCCGGAGGCAGCCGCTTCGACAAATCCCATTCCGGCAAGTATCCCGACGGAGGCTTTCATCTCATCCTGCTGGCAGCCAACCGGGAGGGTTACCAGAACCTGATGAAGCTCTCGTCGGCCGGCTTCCTTGAGGGTTTTTACCACCGCCCCCGCATCGACAAGGAGTTGCTCCGCCGGCATGCCGAGGGACTGATTGCCACCTCGGCCTGCCTCAAGGGGGAAGTCAACTGGTATCTGCACCGCGGCGAAGTGGAAGCGGCGGTGGCTGCCGCCCGGGAACTTGAAGAGATTTTCGGCAAGGGGAATTTCTACCTCGAGATTCAGAACCACGGCCTCGAAGTCGAGGAGCAGAACATTGCCCGGGTGGCGGCTATCTCCCGTGAAACGGGTATTCCCATGGTGGCGACCAACGATTGCCACTACCTGAAGCAGCAGGATGCCGAGGCGCACGATGCCCTGCTGTGCATTCAAACGGGCAAGAATCTGGACGACCAGGACCGCATGCGGTACAATTCCGATCAGATCTATTTCAAGAGCCCCGAGGAAATGGAAGCCGCTCTGGGCGACTTCAAGGATGCCCTGCGCAACACGGTCGAGATCGCGGAGCGCTGTAACCTGGAACTGGAACTTGGCAAGCTGAAGTTGCCGGTGTTCCCGCTTCCGGCCGGGTTCAACGATCCGGATGATTACCTTCAGCACCTGTGCGAGAAGGGGCTTGAGGACCGGTACGACAAGATTACCGAGGAAATCCGCGCCCGCCTTGGCTACGAACTGGGCATCATCAGGCAGATGGGCTACGCCGGGTATTTTCTGATCGTCAAGGACTTCTGCGATTACGCGCACACTCAGAAGATTCCGGTCGGGCCGGGTCGCGGCTCCGCGGCCGGGTCGCTGGTGTCATACGCGCTGAGGATCACGAACATGGATCCGATAGGGTTCGAATTGATGTTCGAGCGGTTTCTCAACCCGGACCGGGTGTCCATGCCGGATATCGACATCGACTTTGCGGATCGCGGGCGCGACCAGATAATCAAGTACGTCATCGAGAAGTACAAGGAAGAGAACGTCTGCCAGATCATCACGTTCGGGACCATGGCGGCCCGTGCGGCGGTGCGCGATGTCGGCCGGGTGCTCGGCATGCCGTACGGGGAGGTCGATAAGATTGCCAAGATGATCCCGGCCATGCCGGGCATGACGCTTGAGGCGGCCCTGAGACAATCGTCCGAGCTTGCCGAGTTGAGGGACAGGGACGCCCGGGTGGCCAAACTGCTTCGCTATGCCATAACGCTGGAAGGACTGGCCCGTCACTGCTCCACGCATGCCGCCGGGGTGGTGATCGCGCCTTCCGCCCTGACCAACTACGTCCCGCTGTTCAGGGGGAGCAGGAACGAAACCACCACCCAGTATGACATGAAAATGGTCGAGGAGATCGGCCTGCTCAAGATGGATTTCCTCGGTCTGAAAACGCTCACGGTGATCGACGACGCCGTCAGGATGGCCGAGGTCAGTCATCCCGGCGCCAGTATCGATATCGACAACGTACCTCTGGAGGATGCCGCCGTTTACGAGATCTTCGCGCGCGGCGATACGGTCGGCGTTTTCCAGTTTGAATCGAGCGGTATGCGGGATTATCTGCGGCGGCTGGAACCGGAGAACTTCACCGACCTGACGGTCATGAACGCGCTGTACCGTCCGGGGCCGCTTGATTCCGGCATGGTCGACAGTTATATCGCGCGCAAGAGTGGAACCGAGCCGGTCGAGTTTCTGCATCCGGTGCTCGAGAAGATCCTGGGGGCGACCTACGGGGTGATCGTTTTCCAGGAGCAGGTGTTGCAGATCGCCAATCGCATGGCCGGTTACGCCCTCGGCAAAGCTGACCTGCTGCGCAAAGCCATGGGCAAGAAGGACGCCTCGCTGATGGCGGCGCAGAAGGAAGAGTTTCTCAACGGGACCGACCGGAACAAGATCGAGCGGCGCGTATCCGAAGAGGTGTTTCACCAGATCGAGACGTTTGCCCGGTACGGGTTCGGCAAGTCGCACTCGACGTGCTACGCGTATATCGCCTATCAGACGGCCTGGCTGAAGCAATATTACCCGCGCGAGTTCATGGCGGCGCTCATGACCTCGGATATCAACGACAGTGACCGGATATACATATACCTCGAAGAATGTCGCCGTATGGGCATTGAGGTGTTGCCGCCGGATGTAAACGAGTCGGACATCGACTTTACCGTCGTTCAGGGTGCTATCCGGTTCGGATTGAAGGCGGTCAAGAACGTGGGCGAGGGACCGGCGGAGGCGATTGTCCAGGCGCGCCGGAGCGGTGGCAGGTTGAGCACCCTGGCCGACCTGGCCAGTCGGGTAGAGCCACGCACGCTCAACCGGCGCACGCTGGAATCGCTGATCGCAGCCGGTGCCTGCGACAGCCTCGAAGGCAGCCGGGCACAGAAGTCCAAGGGGGTCCCGGCCGCGCTGGAATTCGGCCACACCGTTTTCCGGCAGTCAGGGGCCAGCGATCTGTTCGAAGCCACCGGCATCACCCTTGAACGGGTGGCACCCAGACTTCCCGAAGTAGAGGAGTGGTCGTCGTCAATGCAGCTGGCCGAGGAGAAAGCCATGCTGGGATTTTACATCTCCGGTCATCCCCTGGACAAGTATCGCGAGACGCTGTCGGGTTTTACCACCTGTACCGCCGCAGGCATGGAGACGGCTCCCGACGGTCGTGAGGTCACGCTGGCCGGGATTATCGCCCAGGTCAAGACGATGACGGACAAGAAGGGGAATCTGATGGCGTTTGTGACGCTGGAGGATTTCTCCGGCACGGTGGAACTGGTTCTGTTTTCGGACTGTTACGACAAGAGTCGTGAATACGTGCGGACGGATCGGATTGTCCTGGTGACCGGCCGGGTTTCGACGCGCGAGGGGGAAGCGGCAAAGCTGATTGCCGGCGAGGTCCTGCCGCTCGAGCAGCTCACGGAACGATTTGACTGCCAACTGGTTATAAAGCTCAGAGCCGACCACTCCGAAAAACGGATTAAAGAAGCACTGGCAACACTGGATAAATCCCGCGGCAAGGTTCCAGTCCTTCTGGCCGCTCAGGAGGACGGATCGGAAGTGTATATCAGGTCGAAGAAATACGCGGTCGATCTCAATTTCGGCCTGCTGAACCGTTTAAAGGAGCTTTTGGGGGATTCCGGGGCGTACCTTCGCCCGCTCGGCCTGAAAGAACACTGA
- a CDS encoding GNAT family N-acetyltransferase, whose amino-acid sequence MDFKIRPVTKDDRPWVLEVVRGWGADFIVTRGRIVYPSEIPGFIAESSDGRKSGLVTYEIFDDQWEIVTLDALTRRSGIGTALTTRVREAAVAAGCKRLWLITTNDNLDAIRFYQRRGFTIAAVHLNALAHSRELKPAIAEIGLYGIPLRDEIEFEMLL is encoded by the coding sequence ATGGATTTCAAGATTCGGCCCGTAACGAAAGACGACCGGCCCTGGGTGCTCGAGGTCGTTCGGGGCTGGGGAGCCGATTTCATCGTTACGCGGGGGCGGATTGTCTACCCGTCGGAGATACCGGGGTTTATTGCCGAATCGTCCGATGGCCGTAAATCTGGCCTGGTCACGTATGAGATTTTCGATGACCAGTGGGAGATAGTGACCCTTGATGCTCTCACCAGGCGTTCCGGGATCGGCACGGCGTTGACGACCCGCGTGCGCGAGGCGGCGGTTGCCGCGGGCTGCAAACGGCTGTGGCTGATTACGACGAACGACAATCTCGATGCGATTCGTTTCTATCAGCGGCGCGGCTTCACGATTGCGGCGGTCCACCTCAATGCCCTGGCGCACTCGCGCGAGCTCAAGCCGGCCATCGCCGAAATCGGCTTGTACGGCATACCGTTGCGCGACGAGATAGAGTTCGAGATGCTGCTTTGA